One window from the genome of Haladaptatus paucihalophilus DX253 encodes:
- a CDS encoding sodium:phosphate symporter, giving the protein MPEQPTVVLSVRLLVTILLFLFAIRLLGATTDALAPFLQRNLRRVVVGDAPALGASWFASYVLANGSIVAALSLSLFSSHLIVPSQLFLMIIGSRLGAAAIVIFIGTFDYLNEELDSLRESVSMGLLAFLLTHSIYLPVLVVGYLSMPLVQTTVPVERTPPATGASPPDVFSALTGGLIDVLGAGVAFIVAILCIFLSMRLFDRILKSLDKQRLRRRYLSRLQNKWASFFLGLVITGLTTSVAFSLGVIVPLYNRGHVKRNEIIPYILGANIGTLVDTLIIAVALDTPVGVQTVVLLLSIGLLVTLLTLVLYPLYTPFIDAMQNEIVGTKTYFIGFLLTLLVVPLLLIVLG; this is encoded by the coding sequence TTGCCCGAACAGCCGACGGTAGTCCTCTCGGTGCGACTGCTCGTGACGATACTCCTGTTCCTGTTCGCCATTCGACTGTTGGGGGCGACGACCGACGCGCTCGCGCCGTTCCTCCAACGGAACCTCCGCCGGGTCGTCGTCGGCGACGCGCCCGCGCTCGGGGCCAGTTGGTTCGCCTCGTACGTGCTGGCGAACGGTTCCATCGTCGCCGCGCTCTCGCTCTCCCTGTTCAGTTCGCACCTCATCGTGCCGTCGCAACTGTTCCTGATGATAATCGGGTCTCGACTCGGCGCGGCGGCCATCGTCATCTTTATCGGCACGTTCGATTACCTCAACGAGGAACTCGACTCGCTCCGCGAATCGGTGAGTATGGGCCTGCTCGCGTTCCTCCTCACGCACTCCATCTACCTTCCGGTGTTGGTGGTGGGGTATCTCTCGATGCCGCTGGTCCAAACGACGGTCCCGGTTGAGCGAACCCCGCCCGCCACGGGAGCGTCACCGCCGGACGTGTTTTCGGCGCTTACCGGCGGCCTCATCGACGTGCTCGGTGCCGGAGTGGCATTTATCGTGGCCATCCTCTGTATCTTCCTGAGCATGCGCCTGTTCGACCGGATACTGAAGAGTCTCGACAAGCAACGGCTTCGACGCCGCTATCTCTCCCGACTGCAAAACAAGTGGGCGTCGTTCTTCCTCGGACTCGTCATCACCGGCCTGACGACGAGCGTCGCGTTCTCGCTCGGCGTCATCGTCCCGCTGTACAACCGCGGCCACGTCAAGCGCAACGAGATCATCCCGTACATCCTCGGCGCGAACATCGGAACCTTGGTCGATACGCTCATCATCGCGGTTGCCCTCGACACGCCCGTCGGCGTGCAGACCGTCGTCCTGTTGTTGAGCATCGGCCTACTGGTGACGCTCCTGACGCTCGTTCTCTATCCGCTGTACACGCC